The Peribacillus sp. FSL E2-0218 genome contains a region encoding:
- a CDS encoding TetR/AcrR family transcriptional regulator, with protein MHNHNIQKKKPGRPKLTNDSNITRDQILQTASYLFMTYGYEGVSMEQVADASNVTKASVYYYFKNKATLFTIAVSSMFRRIKIQTDKLLNSSNGLKHRLYEVTFEHLIRPHIDFETLLQEASLSLTEEHIQEIRTAENEVHQALENIFKQAMENGEIVVKNPLLLAHAFSTVTMIRNKKELIIELGGPEKTAQALVDLFWVGIGPK; from the coding sequence ATGCATAATCATAATATCCAGAAGAAAAAACCGGGACGACCCAAATTGACGAATGACTCAAATATAACAAGAGATCAAATTCTACAAACTGCATCCTACCTATTCATGACCTATGGATATGAAGGCGTTTCAATGGAACAAGTTGCCGATGCCAGCAATGTTACAAAAGCAAGCGTCTATTACTATTTTAAAAATAAGGCAACTTTATTCACCATCGCAGTATCAAGCATGTTCCGCCGCATAAAAATACAGACAGACAAACTGCTGAACAGTTCCAATGGATTGAAGCACAGATTATACGAAGTAACGTTCGAGCATTTAATTAGACCACATATAGACTTTGAAACATTACTGCAGGAGGCTTCCCTTTCCCTTACAGAAGAACATATCCAAGAGATCCGCACAGCAGAAAACGAGGTTCATCAAGCACTGGAGAACATATTCAAGCAAGCAATGGAAAATGGGGAAATAGTAGTCAAAAATCCATTATTGCTCGCCCATGCCTTTTCTACAGTTACCATGATTCGAAACAAAAAAGAATTAATAATTGAATTGGGAGGACCAGAAAAAACGGCGCAAGCTCTAGTAGATCTATTTTGGGTAGGAATTGGGCCAAAATGA
- a CDS encoding MMPL family transporter produces MKKSILTTFSSYMTGRVSRWVVIGIWVVLTAALTIAWPAVNDSEVNNAPNLSENSPSVEADKLVKKQFPNSSGIPALLTWHNESGLTEEDLNAVQQMAEHLEKDPLEDQSSTPPLHKMPVSALQQMVSKDGTTLVQPIFFQESVDTEVLKGNIDDIKEQVKKQVSYNPFNVSIDENNKLSTRVTGPAGIQVDATGLFEGADVSLLIATVVLVLVLLLIIYRSPILAIIPLIGVGFAYMLLSPILGFLADKGWITVDAQSISIMTVLLFGAGTDYCLFLISHYRDELLKVNDKRKALIHAFKDASGAIAMSGITVVISLLVLIVAEYGAYHRFAIPFSLSIFIMGIASLTLIPALLSVMGRGSFYPFIPRTPEMEKERAEKKGKPVPAKKGKSRFGTWVGNIVTTKPWTIIIACVIFFGAMSVYSSQIKYTYDVLSSFPEDMPSREGFKVISDAYSPGELAPAQVVIDTEGKSVDLEKELKKHDLVSTVSNPQSGADNDDLKVYDVKFNVNPYSTKAMDAIPELRDAAENALAEANVPSVKSKVWIGGQTATQYDTMVTSNKDNDLIVPLIIVFISILLLAYLRSIVAMLYLVGTVILSYSAALGLGWLIIHNVMGADAIQGAIPLYAFVFLVALGEDYNIFMISSIWKKKNYMPLKQAIKEGVSETSGVITSAGIILAATFAVLATLPIQVLVQFGIITALGILLDTFIVRPFLVPAITTVCGRFAFWPAKVKMVKGKEN; encoded by the coding sequence ATGAAAAAATCTATACTAACAACCTTCAGCTCATATATGACTGGTAGGGTTAGTCGCTGGGTTGTCATTGGCATATGGGTTGTTCTAACGGCAGCATTAACCATTGCTTGGCCCGCAGTAAATGACTCAGAAGTTAATAATGCCCCAAATCTGAGTGAAAATTCACCTTCTGTGGAAGCAGATAAGTTAGTTAAGAAACAATTTCCAAATTCCTCTGGTATACCTGCATTGCTTACGTGGCACAATGAATCGGGATTAACGGAAGAGGATCTGAATGCAGTCCAACAAATGGCTGAACATTTAGAGAAGGATCCGTTAGAAGATCAATCGTCAACACCTCCCCTGCATAAAATGCCTGTATCAGCACTGCAACAAATGGTTTCAAAAGACGGAACAACGCTAGTGCAACCTATTTTTTTCCAAGAAAGTGTTGATACCGAAGTCTTAAAGGGAAATATAGATGACATTAAAGAACAAGTGAAAAAGCAGGTTTCGTATAACCCTTTCAATGTAAGTATAGATGAAAATAATAAACTGAGTACACGTGTCACAGGTCCAGCAGGGATTCAAGTGGATGCAACAGGTCTATTTGAAGGAGCGGATGTTTCGTTACTGATAGCTACTGTTGTGCTTGTCTTAGTACTGCTTCTTATTATTTATCGTTCCCCAATCTTGGCGATTATTCCTTTAATCGGTGTAGGATTTGCATATATGCTGCTTAGTCCTATTCTAGGTTTTTTAGCGGATAAAGGTTGGATTACCGTTGATGCCCAATCCATATCCATTATGACCGTCTTATTGTTTGGCGCGGGAACAGATTATTGTTTATTTTTAATTTCTCATTATCGTGATGAGCTTCTGAAGGTAAATGATAAACGAAAAGCACTTATACATGCGTTTAAAGATGCCTCCGGTGCCATAGCTATGAGTGGAATTACTGTGGTCATTTCTCTTCTCGTCTTAATTGTAGCAGAATATGGGGCTTACCACCGTTTTGCCATTCCATTTAGCTTGTCCATCTTTATTATGGGCATAGCAAGCTTGACCCTCATTCCAGCACTACTATCCGTTATGGGAAGAGGTTCGTTTTATCCTTTCATTCCACGTACTCCTGAAATGGAAAAAGAGAGGGCTGAAAAGAAAGGAAAACCGGTTCCTGCCAAAAAAGGAAAGAGCCGCTTTGGAACTTGGGTCGGTAATATCGTGACAACCAAACCTTGGACGATCATCATAGCGTGTGTGATCTTCTTTGGAGCAATGTCGGTATATTCAAGTCAAATCAAATACACCTATGATGTATTATCTTCTTTTCCAGAAGACATGCCATCAAGGGAAGGGTTCAAGGTCATTTCTGACGCATACTCGCCAGGTGAATTAGCTCCGGCTCAAGTGGTAATCGATACAGAGGGAAAATCGGTAGACCTTGAAAAAGAGTTAAAGAAACATGACCTGGTCAGTACAGTGTCTAACCCCCAAAGCGGTGCGGACAATGATGATCTAAAAGTATATGATGTTAAATTCAATGTTAATCCCTACAGTACAAAAGCGATGGATGCTATTCCAGAATTGAGGGATGCAGCAGAGAATGCATTGGCGGAAGCTAATGTTCCTTCCGTGAAATCCAAGGTCTGGATTGGCGGGCAAACAGCGACTCAATATGACACCATGGTAACTAGTAATAAGGACAACGATCTCATTGTTCCATTGATCATTGTCTTTATCTCCATCCTGTTATTGGCTTACTTACGTTCCATTGTAGCTATGCTTTACCTAGTTGGCACGGTTATCTTATCTTACAGTGCAGCATTAGGACTAGGGTGGCTTATCATCCATAATGTAATGGGCGCTGATGCTATACAGGGAGCCATTCCTTTATATGCTTTCGTATTCTTGGTTGCTCTTGGAGAGGACTATAACATCTTCATGATCTCGAGCATTTGGAAGAAAAAGAACTATATGCCATTGAAGCAGGCCATTAAAGAGGGCGTAAGTGAAACGAGCGGGGTCATTACTTCAGCCGGTATTATATTGGCGGCCACCTTTGCCGTGCTAGCGACATTACCGATTCAAGTTCTTGTGCAGTTCGGAATTATCACGGCTTTAGGCATTCTTCTGGATACCTTCATAGTCCGACCATTTCTGGTACCGGCCATTACTACCGTTTGCGGAAGATTTGCTTTTTGGCCAGCTAAAGTGAAAATGGTAAAAGGAAAAGAGAATTAA
- a CDS encoding sigma factor, translating into MIKKLREEIHEIKDNNMALDEVYPELLRFCRFLTQNNWDGDDLAQDTIMKAMRVYGKKKGLTPALLKTIARHSWIDTIRKRKKEALGDLQDNDLQGAIGENPFETVEYIIKSLTTKQAVVFLLKEGFLYRSKEIADYLNTTEAAVKAILNRVKKRFDHDAEERKLSVVEDWEYEEEQRLISLMTQALQQQNPDILIRSIPSFKSLNSESMIPRSMNRSQHFKPCFTPSNTLSMAA; encoded by the coding sequence ATGATAAAGAAGTTGAGGGAAGAAATTCATGAAATAAAGGATAACAACATGGCCTTAGATGAGGTATATCCTGAATTGCTTCGGTTTTGCCGATTCTTGACGCAAAATAATTGGGATGGTGATGACTTGGCACAGGATACGATTATGAAGGCCATGCGGGTCTATGGGAAGAAGAAGGGGCTAACACCTGCTTTATTGAAGACGATAGCCCGCCATTCCTGGATCGATACGATACGAAAAAGAAAAAAGGAAGCTTTAGGCGATTTGCAGGATAACGATTTGCAAGGGGCAATTGGGGAAAATCCGTTTGAAACGGTGGAGTATATTATAAAATCCCTTACCACGAAGCAAGCCGTCGTATTTTTATTAAAGGAAGGATTTCTTTATCGCTCCAAGGAAATCGCGGATTATTTGAACACGACGGAAGCGGCGGTAAAGGCGATCTTGAACCGTGTCAAAAAACGTTTTGACCATGATGCTGAGGAGCGTAAGCTGTCCGTCGTGGAAGATTGGGAGTATGAGGAGGAGCAAAGGCTGATATCACTGATGACACAGGCATTGCAGCAGCAAAATCCTGATATCCTCATTAGAAGCATCCCATCTTTCAAATCGCTGAACAGTGAATCAATGATTCCTAGATCAATGAATCGATCGCAGCATTTCAAACCATGCTTCACTCCTTCAAACACCCTCTCAATGGCTGCATAG
- the clpP gene encoding ATP-dependent Clp endopeptidase proteolytic subunit ClpP: MTTIPYVIEQSGKGERSYDIYSRLLKDRIIMIGEEITDHLANSVVAQLLFLAADAPDKEITIFINSPGGSTSAGFAIYDTMQYIKPDIRTVCTGMAASFGAMLLLAGTKGKRCALPNSEIMLHQPLGGARGQATEIEISARRILKLKDHINQIISERTGQPIAKVAKDTDRDYFLSADEARDYGIIDEIIVQDR; encoded by the coding sequence ATGACTACCATTCCTTATGTAATTGAGCAATCCGGCAAGGGTGAACGCTCGTACGATATTTATTCCCGGCTGTTAAAAGATCGCATCATCATGATTGGCGAAGAAATCACCGATCATTTAGCAAATAGTGTCGTCGCTCAATTGTTATTCTTGGCGGCTGACGCACCTGATAAAGAAATCACCATTTTCATCAATAGTCCGGGGGGATCGACTAGTGCCGGTTTTGCCATATATGATACGATGCAGTATATAAAGCCTGATATCCGGACTGTATGTACGGGAATGGCTGCCTCATTCGGCGCCATGCTTTTGCTGGCAGGTACGAAGGGAAAGCGGTGTGCATTGCCGAATAGCGAAATCATGCTTCATCAGCCGCTTGGAGGGGCAAGGGGGCAAGCCACGGAAATTGAAATTTCGGCCCGGAGGATCTTGAAGCTAAAGGACCATATCAATCAAATCATTTCGGAAAGGACGGGTCAGCCTATCGCTAAGGTGGCGAAGGATACTGATCGTGATTACTTCTTAAGCGCTGATGAGGCGAGGGATTACGGAATAATCGATGAAATAATCGTTCAGGATCGTTAA
- a CDS encoding TauD/TfdA family dioxygenase translates to MTETKTQQIKVVPVAGRIGAEIHGVQLSGDLDLNIFSEIKQALNDHKVVFFKRQNHLDDASQEAFAKLLGEPYAHPTIPVKNDTNYIFELDSAQGAKANQWHTDVTFVPEVPKYSILRGVTIPKVGGDTVWANTNKAYEDLPDGLRHLADELWAIHTNEYDYAQFKQVENTTDEVKKKYREIFESTIYKTRHPVVHVHAETGKRHLLLGGFAGRVEGYTTSESERLLSIFDSYVTRLENTVRWQWSEGDVAIWDNLATQHYAIADYEDQHRVVRRVTVGKEIPVNKENESSRLLNKK, encoded by the coding sequence ATGACGGAAACTAAAACACAACAAATAAAAGTGGTGCCTGTAGCAGGTCGGATTGGTGCGGAAATTCATGGAGTGCAATTAAGTGGTGACTTGGATTTAAATATATTCAGCGAAATCAAGCAAGCGCTGAACGATCATAAAGTCGTTTTCTTCAAAAGACAAAATCATTTGGATGATGCCTCCCAAGAGGCATTTGCCAAGCTCCTCGGTGAGCCCTATGCCCATCCTACGATACCGGTCAAAAACGATACGAACTATATATTCGAACTTGATTCCGCACAGGGTGCCAAAGCGAACCAGTGGCATACCGATGTCACTTTCGTCCCAGAAGTTCCCAAATACTCGATTTTAAGAGGTGTAACCATCCCGAAAGTTGGCGGAGATACAGTCTGGGCCAATACTAATAAGGCGTATGAAGACCTGCCGGATGGATTGAGACATTTAGCGGACGAACTATGGGCCATCCATACAAATGAATATGATTATGCCCAATTCAAGCAAGTCGAAAATACAACGGACGAGGTCAAAAAGAAATACCGGGAAATATTCGAATCCACCATTTATAAAACGCGGCATCCAGTCGTCCACGTGCACGCCGAAACTGGGAAAAGACATTTATTGCTAGGTGGCTTTGCCGGAAGAGTGGAAGGTTATACAACAAGTGAGTCTGAACGATTATTGAGTATCTTTGATTCATACGTAACCCGTCTGGAAAATACCGTGCGCTGGCAATGGAGTGAAGGTGACGTGGCCATTTGGGACAACCTAGCCACACAGCATTATGCCATCGCCGATTATGAAGACCAGCACCGTGTCGTCCGCCGTGTGACAGTAGGAAAAGAAATCCCGGTAAATAAGGAGAACGAATCCAGCAGACTGCTTAATAAGAAATAA
- a CDS encoding aliphatic sulfonate ABC transporter substrate-binding protein, translating to MRKYRNHLTGLLLTIILSTAALTGCNSDAGKASGESEPVKVSIALNGKMGPLVIAKEKGLFDDEFSKLGAKISWSEFQSGPPLLESLASNRVDLSFLGDGALIAGIDKKLPFEVIAQTGQGGSSVRIITQTGGNIKQVEDLKGKTVGVASGTTGHVYLIKALKAHGLTTDDIKLINLQPDDAQSAFETKQLDAWATWNPYYLNNIEKGNAVALNVKGKILAPGAIIARTGFAKEHPEIVEAYLRIYKKAADWQIEHPDEASEIYAKETKMPAATVKKIITAEEPNIFFTKDAIKAQQESIDTLASVGYIKKSFDFQKEIHNEYIEEAFNK from the coding sequence ATGAGGAAATATCGTAACCATTTAACCGGATTGCTGCTTACGATCATCCTCAGTACTGCTGCATTGACAGGCTGTAATTCAGATGCCGGCAAAGCTTCCGGGGAGAGCGAGCCAGTTAAAGTCAGTATTGCCTTGAATGGCAAGATGGGGCCGCTGGTCATTGCAAAGGAAAAGGGATTGTTCGATGATGAATTTTCGAAACTGGGCGCAAAAATCTCGTGGAGTGAATTCCAGAGTGGGCCGCCACTTTTGGAATCGCTGGCCTCCAACCGGGTTGATTTGTCTTTTTTAGGAGATGGTGCACTAATAGCCGGTATTGATAAGAAGCTTCCATTCGAAGTGATTGCCCAAACCGGACAAGGCGGATCTTCTGTCCGAATCATCACTCAGACCGGCGGTAACATTAAGCAGGTTGAAGATTTAAAGGGGAAAACGGTCGGGGTTGCCTCCGGAACAACAGGTCATGTGTATTTAATCAAGGCCTTGAAGGCCCATGGATTAACGACGGATGATATCAAACTCATCAATTTACAGCCTGATGATGCCCAGTCTGCCTTCGAAACGAAACAGCTGGACGCATGGGCGACTTGGAACCCTTATTATCTTAATAATATTGAAAAAGGGAATGCTGTCGCATTGAATGTAAAAGGCAAAATACTGGCTCCTGGTGCAATCATCGCCCGTACTGGATTTGCCAAAGAGCATCCTGAAATTGTCGAGGCGTATTTAAGGATTTATAAAAAGGCGGCGGATTGGCAAATTGAACATCCAGATGAAGCATCTGAAATTTATGCCAAAGAAACTAAAATGCCTGCTGCCACAGTCAAGAAAATAATAACGGCCGAAGAGCCAAATATCTTCTTTACCAAAGATGCCATCAAGGCCCAGCAAGAATCGATCGATACGTTGGCCAGCGTGGGCTACATCAAGAAATCGTTTGATTTCCAGAAAGAGATCCACAATGAATACATTGAGGAAGCGTTTAACAAATAA
- a CDS encoding ABC transporter ATP-binding protein — MVSTLEINHVSKTFKNDQESILVLKDLYLTVNDGEFVTIIGPSGCGKSTLLKLIAGLDLDFDGKIIVGDHPVSGPSKARGFIFQEHRLFPWLNVEKNISGNLSLKNPDIRKGVDDLISLVKLKGFERVYPRQLSGGMSQRVAIARALLRNPEVLLLDEPFGALDAFTRTHLQEALLEIWERNKTTMVLVTHDIDESLFLSNKVVVMDAKPGRIKAIVPIDLPYPRTRTSKSFQELRSHILNLLDHQPQDREDWSI, encoded by the coding sequence TTGGTATCCACGTTAGAAATCAATCATGTAAGCAAGACCTTTAAGAATGATCAGGAAAGCATTCTCGTTCTGAAAGATTTGTATCTGACTGTCAATGATGGTGAATTCGTTACCATCATCGGACCTAGCGGCTGCGGGAAAAGCACATTATTAAAATTGATTGCAGGCCTTGATTTGGACTTTGATGGCAAGATAATTGTGGGCGATCATCCGGTTAGTGGCCCGTCCAAGGCCCGCGGTTTCATTTTTCAGGAGCATCGCTTATTTCCGTGGCTTAACGTGGAGAAGAATATATCAGGTAATCTTTCATTGAAAAATCCGGATATTCGCAAAGGGGTGGACGATTTGATATCGCTTGTTAAGCTTAAAGGATTTGAAAGGGTATATCCGCGTCAATTGTCCGGCGGGATGTCGCAGCGTGTGGCCATTGCCAGGGCACTGTTGCGTAATCCTGAAGTTTTGTTGCTGGATGAGCCCTTCGGTGCATTGGATGCATTCACCCGAACACATCTTCAGGAAGCATTACTTGAAATATGGGAAAGGAACAAGACAACGATGGTGCTCGTCACCCACGATATTGATGAATCACTTTTTTTATCGAATAAAGTGGTCGTCATGGATGCCAAGCCCGGAAGGATCAAGGCAATCGTTCCCATTGATTTACCATATCCAAGAACGAGGACAAGCAAGTCTTTTCAGGAATTGAGGTCCCATATCCTAAACCTGCTGGACCATCAGCCTCAGGATAGGGAAGATTGGAGCATTTGA